TAAAAACTATGGAAGTCAAGAGTGGCCTTGCTCACTCTTATTGATTTTGATGCCATTATCTCATGATCACAAgctaaatattttttaaatcaacttttttccccccatgacATCACTACTTTAAGTTTAATGTGTGGGTTTGGTTTCTCGACACCACAATGTGAGCTTGAAATGATTCCTGTGTTAACAcctaatttcattgttcataaTCCCTGCCATGACAGTTTGATCTATATCATTAAGTCAAGGCAATCATGTTTGCTGCACTGAGTCTGGTCAATTTTGGTTAATTTACTAAACGGATTAggaaatattcataaaaatataataaatacatggttaggtttagataTTATTAAAAATATAGTTGGGGATTAGAATAACAAACACATGGTAAGTCTTAAGTATTAATAACATGCACTGCCTTTcattttgctggttgccttggttacattTGAACACATGTTACAGTAagactttgtcacttcctggttggctttAGCTCTTGGCTTCATTCGGTTAGGGTTTAATAGCAATCCTGGTTAGGACTAGAAtacattgtttttacattgcaACTATATTTTTATGGACACAATTTTTACAGTTCACATGTAGTTGCTCTCTTGACCACTCAAGGTTAGTAATCCTTCAAAATGAATTATAGGTCGTATCTGCCCGCAACTATGGAACAAACGGTGCATGGTTTTAGTATTTGGGTACAGGACAGTCCTGTGACACACTGTGTTTTGGATATGTGGACAAATGTAACTGTTACGGTTTTCTTTTTAAGCTTCCATTTACCttaattgtgtttttcttccttgGCTGTCTTAATTTTCCTTCTCCACTAATTGCATTTCCACTGTGAGTTACTGTGTAATTTTTATGGTTAATGGAAAAAATGGCAGCTTTACACGGACTTCACAGCTGTGCCATCAAATTACTGGGTAGGGCTGTTGGAGAATTAGGATATTAGGCTACTGTGCAGTAAAATGCTCTTTAAATATTGCAGTTCCATAATAGAGAGTGGATTAGGGAGAGGTGGAGTTTCAGTCTGTGTGGATAATGGGAAGAGACTCGGATCTGACTGAGCAGAGAAAGGTCACGTCACCACTGGGCTACAGTGAGGAAACAACAGTGAGACAAAATAGGAGAGAAAAACATTTCCATCATacaaaaaaagcagaagaagaCACGTACTGAAATATGGGCTTGGAGAAATGTTGGTAGTAACCAACATTATAAGTGGTTATAAGTGGATGTTGTTTCAAAGTTAGCTGAAAATAAGCTTTTGTGTCTTGTGTTTTTCACATTTCAGTGTGCTTCTAAGACTGAGAACAGAATGTGAGATCATGAAACGACACTCAGCACTGCGGTGATAATGATATTCAGCGCTTATTATGTAtttctggacttttttttttttgcttgtgtaAACTCTATGAGTTCCTGATATGGTTTAGAACAGAAATGCATTCTATACCTATTTAGTACTCAGGTACCAGAACATAAGATGCAGcataaaatacttaaaaatgATCTCTTTTGCCTTGGGCCCCGGAAGTTGAAGATCATCATCATAAATGTTCATCTGGGGTAGAATTAAAATCTGTTAGTTATCATGAAAATTTTTGAGTGTATAGAGAAAGGTTTCTCTTTTCAAAATGGGGTTCTTTGAGACCTTCGGGTCAATAGAAGAGGAGGTTTAACAAAGGGCTTAATATGATCATTACGATAATGTGATCATTCATTAGGTTATGATGCAGTTAACTGAAAGGATATGAAATAGACTTCAGCTGTTTTTatcctgaaaatgtttaaaacttCCATTCAACACCCATCTGCTTCTTTTTACATATTCATTATACTCTTTTGGAGGTTTTCCCATGACCTATATCCTTGTTTAAAATGCAGTTCAAGAGaggtcaatgttttttttttttttggatcaaTGTCATCCGCTTTAAGAGGATTTATGAGTATGTTCGTAGTTAAGTACTAGATGTTTCTATATTTGGAAAGGAGATAAGTAGAGATTTTTAGTTtgggtttatttgtttttttattatttgaaaaaaaacagagttgcacaatgaaaataaaaaagaacaaattgtACTGCCTTGAGTCTGACAGAGTCTGTCTGTCTGGATTGCAAACCGGAGCCATTGACTGACTTTGATGATGCATGTCAGTACGAATTATAAACGACTTTgatttttcagattttcagATCACAGCTTTAACAAAGACTGGCACTTcaaacgcttttttttttttttttcgattttATCCACACAGTGAGACATAGTGAGTTTTTACTTGGAGGGAATGAGGAGACTAATCCCGGAGCttgtcttgttttattttagcaATATCGAGGGAAGCATCTTCAGACGATGACACACATGAGCCGAGCACATAATAAACTCAGCCTGGTGCTGCTGAGAAGAGCGCGCCTTGATTTACAGGCTGGTGCGCGCTTGTTTTCAGCACCATGGAGAGCAACAACCCCTCACCAACAAGAAAGAAGACGCCGAACAAAAGAATATGCATCCTAATGATTCGCTTTTATTCACCGCTTCTGGACAGTGGCTACTTTAACATTCATGATGGAGTCCTTTGTTGTCAGTTGATACAACTAACCGGAATACTTTAGCCCCTTTTTCTGCAGGAAAAGTCAAGCATGAACGTATCACTTGTTCTTTGCAAAAATAGTCTGTGTAGTTAAAGCATGACATTGCCTCCTTGTTgttatctttctttttatttgtgtttgagATAACTGCCCTGCGGTGTGGATTCATTCTAGCATGTTTCTTATTTCATGACAAAGAGCAACAACAGTTTAAGTTGATTGTCTTGATCTCTTTTCTTTCACATGTGAGCTCAACCTGTATCAAACAGGTGTGAATGTGATTTCAtcaagtgtttttgtttcacCACATAAGGGTGTTTGCTCGACGTTCAGTGCCAAGTTAATTTCCTATTGGGCGGGGGGTGGATGTATGTCAGACATGTGCACGCCGTGGGTGGGTGTCAgtgtgtttgaggaagaaaaaaataagaaaaagacagaGGGGAGTGCAGCGCTTCAGTGTAGGGTTACGCAGAGATAGGTGATGGTTAGGAGACATGCACGTGGCGTCCGCCTCAGCTCCCCAAAGCTGTAAGCTTTGACTGGGAGTGGCGTGGCGCACTTTGCCCCTCCACACCGAAAACCACCTGTATGGATGACCATACATCCAGCGTGATCCAGTCGCCCTCATTGGCcaggaagaaaggaagaaacGCGACAGACAACAGGGGTTATGGCGAGGTGCAGAAGGGCATCATGACGGTGGAAAAGATGCTGGAGGAGTCCGCCGTGCTCTCGGCGCCTCACCTGTCGGTGGATCGATATGAGCGCAGCCGCCAGGGATGCTGCGAGAGGGTGGTCATCAACATTTCGGGTTTACGCTTCGAAACACAACTTAAAACTTTCAACCTGTTCCCAGACACGCTGCTTGGGGACCCGCGGAAAAGAATGCGCTACTTTGACCCACTTAGGAACGAGTACTTCTTCGACAGGAACAGACCCAGCTTTGATGCCATCCTGTACTATTACCAGTCAGGGGGGCGCATTCGGAGACCTGTTAACGTTCCCATTGATATTTTCTCAATGGAGATTAGGTTTTACCAACTCGGGGAGGAGGCCATGGAAAAATTCCGCGAGGATGAGGGGTTTATAAAAGAGGAGGAGCGCGTACTCCCCCAAAATGATTACCAAAAGCAGGTTTGGCTTTTGTTTGAGTATCCCGAAAGCTCTGGACCAGCAAGGGGGATAGCCATTGTTTCAGTGCTTGTTATTCTGATTTCAATTGTTATTTTCTGTATGGAGACTCTGCCAGAATTTCGGGACGAAAAATACATAGCCACAGTGGCACCAACAGTTAACGGTACTGCTCCCTACGTGCCAAGTCCGTTCACAGATCCATTTTTTGTGATCGAGACGCTGTGTATTATATGGTTCTCTTTTGAGTTGTTGGTCAGGTTTTTCGCCTGCCCCAGCAAAACCGTTTTCTCCAAAAACATCATGAACATCATTGATATTGTCGCCATAATTCCCTACTTTATCACTCTGGGGACGGAGATGGCCGAGAGGCAAACCAATGGTGGGCAACAGGCGATGTCCCTCGCCATCCTAAGGGTGATCAGACTAGTGAGAGTCTTTCGTATTTTCAAGCTCTCACGACACTCAAAGGGACTTCAGATTTTGGGGCAGACCCTCAAGGCCAGCATGAGGGAACTGGGCTTGCTcatatttttccttttcattgGAGTCATCCTCTTCTCCAGTGCGGTTTACTTCGCAGAAGCAGACGACCCCTCATCCAGTTTCACCAGCATCCCAGATGCTTTCTGGTGGGCAGTTGTCACTATGACCACAGTCGGATATGGGGACATGCATCCGGTAACCATTGGTGGAAAAATAGTGGGGTCACTGTGCGCAATAGCGGGCGTGCTGACCATTGCCTTACCTGTGCCAGTAATTGTGTCCAATTTCAACTACTTTTACCACCGAGAGACCGACGGAGAGGAGCACCAACAGTACCTGAACACGAGTAGCTGTGAGCACTTGCCCTCAGAGGAGCTGAGGAGGTCGTGCAGCTCCTCATCTCTCAGCAAGTCGGAGTACATGGTGATAGAAGAGGGCATCAAACAGCACAACTTCACCACGGAAAACAACCAGAACTGCGTGAACATCAAAAAGATCTTCACAGACGTGTAAATGAACCCCATCAAGAATTACTTATTGAAGCATGAGGAAATACTCGGCATTGCTATAATATTTTATATAGCCAGTTGTGAGGTGTCGGTCCATATCTGGTTGAACGCTGCAAATGTTGTCTATTGGAATTCATATTATGAATAAGACACAATAAGTTCCACTGAAAAAGAAATCACCCTGTTCCAAGCTGCTGCAAAACATTAAATCTACATGTAAGTGGATTGTggaaaaaagttaaatttaagTGTAAAACGCCACACGATGCCTACATATCTTGATCGTATACTGCGAACGTTGTCGATGTTCATGGCTTGGTTACACGTGTAGTATACTGTGTTGAATCTTACCG
The Odontesthes bonariensis isolate fOdoBon6 chromosome 3, fOdoBon6.hap1, whole genome shotgun sequence DNA segment above includes these coding regions:
- the kcna3a gene encoding potassium voltage-gated channel subfamily A member 3, which gives rise to MDDHTSSVIQSPSLARKKGRNATDNRGYGEVQKGIMTVEKMLEESAVLSAPHLSVDRYERSRQGCCERVVINISGLRFETQLKTFNLFPDTLLGDPRKRMRYFDPLRNEYFFDRNRPSFDAILYYYQSGGRIRRPVNVPIDIFSMEIRFYQLGEEAMEKFREDEGFIKEEERVLPQNDYQKQVWLLFEYPESSGPARGIAIVSVLVILISIVIFCMETLPEFRDEKYIATVAPTVNGTAPYVPSPFTDPFFVIETLCIIWFSFELLVRFFACPSKTVFSKNIMNIIDIVAIIPYFITLGTEMAERQTNGGQQAMSLAILRVIRLVRVFRIFKLSRHSKGLQILGQTLKASMRELGLLIFFLFIGVILFSSAVYFAEADDPSSSFTSIPDAFWWAVVTMTTVGYGDMHPVTIGGKIVGSLCAIAGVLTIALPVPVIVSNFNYFYHRETDGEEHQQYLNTSSCEHLPSEELRRSCSSSSLSKSEYMVIEEGIKQHNFTTENNQNCVNIKKIFTDV